A genome region from Nitrospira sp. includes the following:
- a CDS encoding DsbA family protein, which yields MTLMTAWLIRVGMGCLLLVLVAGAAVAASAPAVDHRMRGKADAPVTLIEYSDFTCGYCLKFFKETWPKIQARYVDTGKVRFLYKDYPRADQGPGVTAALAARCAGDQGTYWPMHDRLFAADGRLDVDSYSQHAKAIGLDQTKFRQCLRDAPHVQAIFQDRDEANGWGFHGTPGFVLMRTTQQPTTKNPAIAIPGAFPFEAFEEEIEKLLASPGATQK from the coding sequence ATGACTCTCATGACTGCATGGCTGATTCGGGTTGGAATGGGGTGTCTCCTGCTCGTGCTGGTGGCAGGCGCCGCCGTTGCCGCCAGTGCGCCGGCCGTCGATCATCGGATGCGAGGCAAGGCGGATGCGCCGGTGACGCTGATCGAGTATTCCGACTTCACGTGCGGCTATTGCCTCAAGTTTTTTAAGGAAACCTGGCCCAAGATTCAGGCGCGTTATGTCGATACCGGCAAGGTCCGGTTTCTATACAAGGACTATCCCCGCGCCGATCAAGGTCCCGGGGTCACTGCCGCGCTCGCCGCGCGTTGTGCCGGCGACCAGGGCACCTACTGGCCGATGCACGATCGATTGTTTGCCGCGGACGGACGGTTGGACGTGGACAGTTACTCGCAACATGCCAAGGCCATCGGCCTCGACCAGACGAAATTCCGGCAATGTTTGCGTGATGCCCCGCATGTGCAGGCCATCTTTCAAGACCGGGATGAAGCGAATGGCTGGGGATTCCATGGCACGCCCGGCTTTGTCCTGATGCGTACGACGCAGCAGCCGACCACCAAGAATCCGGCCATTGCCATTCCCGGCGCCTTCCCGTTCGAAGCATTCGAGGAAGAAATTGAGAAGTTACTCGCGTCTCCGGGGGCGACACAGAAATAA
- a CDS encoding ABC transporter ATP-binding protein: MAQDHSDNQTNLFQAVIGHLGVLFRLERRILGLIVSYSIAIGLFSLIVPLTVQELVNTFAFALQPITIVTLAAVMVAALLFVGAFRALQYYAVEVLERRIFARVAIAMAQQLPYLRYQGFKPRFANFFVETILMQRAVSVLLVDLINVIVGGAVGMTILVFYHPYFLLYNAILLVGFNVVFFLMSHGGLKADMELSHAKYDTLHWFQEIAYNLLHFKSTDSQTLLVKKTDQLVDTYIDIRRTRFGILIRQYLGSLGWQAIAHSGLIATAGWLLGIGQLTLGQFVAAEVVVSGILSSFDGVVKRMGHIYYFLTALTELSFFFSLPKDQDTATLSIPLPDPTVHGIRVTCKDLTFAPAGGPPIFERFNMEVTPGEKIGIYADTTVAKTALARVLGGLESPTSGVIRYNGVDLRHLNLDSVNRFRGFILDSQLSLFEGTLEENIVLGRDYIPYSDVRWALRFTELEEEVDALPQGLKTHVRSAGKIFAPTHIVRILVARAILGRPQLLIFEGILHNMHPAMRETILRRLCSKEEPWSVIFVSNDPNLTPHVDRRIMLN; the protein is encoded by the coding sequence ATGGCCCAGGACCATTCCGATAATCAAACCAATCTGTTCCAGGCAGTCATCGGCCATCTCGGGGTCCTCTTCCGCCTGGAACGGCGCATCCTCGGGCTCATCGTTTCCTATTCGATCGCCATCGGGCTGTTCTCCCTGATTGTTCCCCTCACGGTTCAAGAGCTCGTCAACACCTTCGCCTTTGCCTTGCAACCCATTACAATCGTCACCCTGGCAGCCGTCATGGTGGCCGCCCTGTTATTCGTCGGCGCGTTCCGCGCATTGCAGTATTACGCCGTGGAAGTGTTGGAGCGCCGCATTTTCGCCCGGGTCGCCATCGCGATGGCCCAGCAACTCCCCTATCTGCGGTACCAGGGATTCAAACCCCGCTTTGCCAATTTTTTCGTTGAGACCATTCTCATGCAGCGGGCAGTCTCAGTCCTGCTGGTGGACTTGATCAACGTCATCGTCGGCGGAGCCGTCGGCATGACCATCTTGGTGTTCTACCACCCGTACTTTCTGTTGTATAACGCGATTCTGCTGGTCGGCTTCAACGTGGTCTTTTTCCTCATGAGCCATGGCGGCCTGAAGGCCGATATGGAGCTTTCCCACGCCAAGTACGACACGCTGCACTGGTTTCAAGAGATTGCCTACAACTTGCTCCATTTCAAGTCGACGGACAGCCAGACACTGCTGGTGAAAAAGACTGACCAGCTGGTGGACACCTACATCGACATACGCCGAACCCGATTCGGGATTTTGATCCGACAGTATCTGGGCTCACTCGGCTGGCAGGCCATCGCGCATAGCGGCCTCATTGCCACGGCAGGCTGGCTGTTGGGTATTGGGCAGTTGACGCTCGGACAATTTGTCGCCGCCGAAGTGGTCGTCAGCGGCATCTTGTCGAGCTTCGACGGGGTCGTGAAACGAATGGGCCATATCTATTATTTTCTCACCGCGCTGACGGAGCTGAGCTTCTTCTTCTCGCTCCCGAAGGACCAGGATACCGCAACGCTCTCGATCCCCCTTCCGGACCCGACCGTCCACGGGATTCGAGTCACCTGCAAAGATCTGACATTTGCCCCTGCCGGCGGCCCGCCCATCTTCGAACGTTTCAATATGGAAGTCACGCCCGGTGAAAAAATCGGCATCTATGCGGATACGACGGTGGCCAAAACGGCGTTGGCCCGTGTCTTGGGCGGATTGGAGTCACCCACGTCCGGCGTGATTCGCTACAACGGCGTCGACCTTCGGCACCTCAACCTCGACTCCGTCAATCGATTCCGAGGGTTTATCCTGGATTCGCAATTGTCGCTCTTTGAAGGGACTCTGGAAGAGAACATTGTGCTCGGGCGGGACTATATCCCCTATAGTGACGTGCGGTGGGCGCTTCGTTTCACCGAGCTCGAAGAGGAAGTCGATGCCTTACCCCAGGGCCTGAAGACTCACGTCCGCTCGGCAGGAAAAATCTTCGCCCCGACTCACATTGTTCGCATCCTGGTCGCACGGGCGATCTTGGGCCGGCCGCAACTCCTCATTTTCGAGGGCATCCTCCACAACATGCACCCCGCAATGCGCGAGACGATTCTTCGGCGCCTCTGCAGCAAAGAGGAGCCCTGGTCAGTGATCTTCGTGTCGAACGATCCCAACCTGACTCCGCACGTCGACCGCCGAATCATGCTGAACTAG
- a CDS encoding arginine decarboxylase, pyruvoyl-dependent, whose translation MVPTHMFLTRGVGVHKEKLAAFEQALRSAGVAYCNLVSVSSILPPNCKILPRKRGEKLLNPGEITFCVMARSETNERNRLISASIGLAIPTDRDTYGYLSEHHAYGETDEESGEYTEDLAAQMLATTQGIEFDPDVAWKEREQVFKMGGKIVRTLNITQSAVGRPNRWTCVIALAVFIPTENIPKSLRDKA comes from the coding sequence ATGGTACCAACACACATGTTTTTGACGAGGGGCGTCGGGGTGCACAAGGAAAAGCTGGCTGCGTTTGAGCAGGCTTTGCGTAGCGCCGGCGTGGCCTATTGTAACCTCGTCAGCGTCTCCTCGATCCTCCCTCCCAATTGCAAGATCCTCCCTCGCAAGCGCGGCGAGAAATTGCTGAACCCCGGTGAAATCACGTTTTGCGTCATGGCCAGATCGGAGACCAACGAGCGCAACCGGCTGATCTCCGCGTCGATCGGATTAGCGATTCCGACGGACCGCGATACGTACGGCTACCTTTCTGAACACCATGCGTACGGCGAGACCGACGAAGAGTCCGGTGAATACACGGAAGATTTGGCGGCACAAATGCTCGCGACCACACAAGGCATCGAGTTCGATCCCGATGTGGCTTGGAAAGAGCGCGAACAGGTCTTCAAGATGGGCGGCAAGATCGTGCGAACCTTGAATATCACGCAATCGGCAGTCGGCCGTCCAAATCGATGGACCTGCGTGATTGCATTGGCGGTGTTTATCCCCACGGAAAACATCCCTAAGAGTCTTCGGGACAAAGCCTAG
- a CDS encoding pseudouridine synthase: MRINKFFTEQGLCSRREADRLIAAGRITINGLVAKLGDQVSPQDLVARDGVMLQRGHRPVYLKYHKPVGVTTTTELHVRRNIIAEIGHPDRIFPIGRLDKDSSGLILLTNDGDIVNEILRVEHGHEREYRVEVEREFDETFLSRMAQGVTILGERTRPCTVARLGPRRFRIILTEGRNRQIRRMCQALGYRVVSLHRVRIMHITIEGLHAGQWMDLSHDERRRLFRALGRPADPSM, from the coding sequence ATGCGCATTAATAAATTTTTTACCGAGCAGGGCCTGTGTTCGCGTCGGGAGGCCGATCGCCTGATCGCTGCCGGGCGGATAACCATCAATGGCCTGGTGGCCAAGCTCGGCGATCAGGTCTCCCCGCAGGATCTCGTAGCGCGCGACGGGGTTATGCTCCAGCGCGGCCATCGTCCGGTGTATCTCAAGTATCACAAGCCGGTTGGGGTGACGACCACCACTGAGTTGCATGTTCGACGAAACATCATTGCTGAAATCGGCCATCCCGATAGAATTTTCCCGATCGGGCGTCTCGACAAGGATTCGTCGGGCCTCATCCTGCTCACGAACGACGGCGATATCGTCAATGAGATCTTGCGGGTCGAGCACGGGCATGAACGGGAATATCGTGTGGAAGTGGAACGGGAGTTCGATGAGACGTTTCTGTCTCGGATGGCTCAGGGGGTGACTATTCTGGGGGAGCGCACCAGGCCTTGTACCGTGGCGCGGCTTGGGCCCCGCCGCTTCCGCATCATCCTGACGGAAGGGCGTAACCGGCAGATCCGGCGCATGTGCCAGGCGCTCGGCTATCGGGTCGTGTCATTGCATCGGGTGCGCATCATGCACATTACCATTGAGGGTTTGCATGCCGGGCAGTGGATGGATTTGAGCCACGATGAACGTCGCCGACTCTTTCGGGCTCTCGGCCGGCCGGCTGATCCGTCGATGTGA
- a CDS encoding TolC family protein, producing the protein MKHYVWVLVLTACALSWLPETGLSADETAKSRALPPIPLSLNEVHAWIDRSHPLLKGAGTEKTSARGKMLKALGAFEPILVNDTEVERFIEKGTNKTQSVGFNDTLVEARTPWGFRGSAGFRQAIGDAKIPDLSFGNGNQQVILGGFMPLLKGLMINPENAELQRSELADPRADVKISQTRQDLFLAAATQFWDWVSAAKYVDVQRRAVAVSEERLRQVEGRAKAGAVAPLDVVEAGQEVQRRREVAIGAQRAVEQEQYRMSMFLWENQTPTAPQLERAPDFPPPAAVPTAEIVRADKLQAKTDRPEIREVDIEAKVNNIDLELAKNNLLPSLDLEAAPARAPEKFVLGLGYRFGVELRMPILQRRSRGEVMEAQAQADRLVLVQKYREQQVVVDVDNAFSAIERAKERVTAAAESLRMAKMLEEGERFRFSLGATSVLFVNLRERNSVDSEMQLVRAKADYQKALALYQWATGTWARSQPSATPVNYRVGASFSK; encoded by the coding sequence ATGAAACACTATGTCTGGGTCCTTGTCCTCACCGCCTGTGCGTTGAGCTGGCTGCCGGAAACCGGCCTGTCCGCGGACGAGACGGCCAAATCACGGGCGCTCCCGCCGATCCCCCTGTCTTTGAACGAAGTCCACGCCTGGATCGACCGCTCTCATCCGCTGCTGAAGGGAGCCGGCACCGAAAAAACCTCGGCCCGCGGGAAAATGCTGAAAGCACTGGGCGCCTTCGAACCGATCCTGGTCAATGATACCGAAGTCGAACGATTCATCGAAAAGGGAACCAACAAGACGCAAAGCGTCGGCTTCAACGATACCCTGGTCGAAGCACGCACTCCGTGGGGATTCCGTGGTAGCGCGGGGTTCCGCCAAGCGATCGGCGACGCAAAGATTCCCGACCTCTCCTTCGGCAACGGCAACCAGCAGGTGATCCTCGGCGGCTTTATGCCGCTCCTCAAGGGGCTCATGATCAATCCGGAAAATGCCGAACTCCAGCGGTCGGAGTTGGCTGACCCGCGCGCCGATGTCAAAATTTCCCAAACCCGACAGGACCTGTTCCTGGCCGCCGCCACCCAATTCTGGGATTGGGTCTCTGCAGCCAAGTATGTCGACGTGCAGCGCCGGGCGGTCGCAGTGTCCGAAGAACGCTTGCGGCAAGTCGAAGGGAGAGCCAAAGCCGGAGCCGTGGCCCCTCTCGATGTCGTGGAGGCCGGTCAAGAAGTCCAGCGCCGGCGCGAGGTTGCCATCGGCGCACAACGAGCTGTGGAGCAGGAGCAGTACAGAATGTCGATGTTCCTCTGGGAAAACCAGACGCCGACCGCGCCGCAACTGGAGCGAGCTCCTGATTTCCCTCCGCCGGCCGCCGTCCCCACGGCTGAAATCGTTCGAGCCGACAAGTTGCAGGCCAAGACTGATCGGCCGGAGATCCGCGAGGTCGACATCGAAGCCAAGGTCAACAATATCGACTTGGAACTGGCCAAAAACAACCTGCTACCCAGCCTCGACCTCGAAGCGGCCCCGGCGCGGGCACCGGAAAAGTTCGTGCTCGGGTTGGGCTACCGGTTCGGTGTGGAGTTACGCATGCCGATCCTGCAGCGCAGGAGCCGAGGTGAAGTCATGGAAGCACAAGCGCAGGCCGATCGGCTGGTTCTTGTCCAGAAATACCGCGAGCAACAAGTGGTCGTGGACGTCGACAATGCCTTTTCGGCCATCGAACGCGCGAAGGAACGGGTGACCGCCGCTGCCGAATCACTCCGCATGGCCAAGATGTTGGAGGAAGGCGAACGGTTCCGTTTCAGCCTGGGTGCCACGAGCGTATTGTTCGTGAACCTGCGCGAGCGAAACTCCGTGGATTCGGAAATGCAGTTGGTGCGGGCCAAGGCGGACTATCAGAAGGCACTGGCCCTCTACCAATGGGCTACCGGCACGTGGGCACGCAGTCAACCATCCGCCACACCGGTCAATTATCGAGTCGGCGCGAGCTTCTCCAAATAG
- a CDS encoding ABC transporter ATP-binding protein produces the protein MNASEPPISTPSAWTILARLNLLIGLERRILAIVGSYAIVIGLFALIVPLTVQELVNTFAFAIQPVMIVTLVATMFGALLCMGAFRVLQARAVEILVQRLYARLAFAFTEALPRFRENVFLPQHTNTFIEAELLPRALVAMLVDIINVSVSGIIGMAILIMYHPYFLGYNTLLITGFAFLLTFFGRGGLRITQRVSRLHYQTFHWLQDIGINRLHFKSTDSLPLLLKKTDALVQAYVMARKTRSDILTGAQYKSAVIFQATAHSGMIGLGGWLLSIGDITLGQFVGAEVIVGTLLLNLDTVARRMYAAISVATSLQELSTLFEMPKEDVSGPVAAWLPNPSLRGVRLTCKDVSFAAPDGALLFERFNLEVIPREKISVLSGTSRSKTSLALILAGLYHPTSGVIRYNDVDLRDVSLNYVNRHRGLMLDSHPTLFDGTLEENMTLQRPSIRFEDLSWALRFVELEEEIDAMPMGLETLVHGNGANLTRSQVLRILLARMIVTRPELLIFNGSLHNIEPGLRLTLLRRLCSKEEPWSVVFVSNDPEVSQLVERRVLLD, from the coding sequence GTGAACGCCAGCGAACCACCCATTTCAACCCCCTCCGCGTGGACCATCCTTGCTCGTCTGAATCTCCTGATCGGGCTTGAACGCCGCATTCTCGCCATCGTGGGATCCTATGCGATCGTGATCGGCCTGTTTGCGTTGATCGTCCCGCTCACCGTGCAGGAGCTGGTGAACACCTTCGCATTTGCCATTCAGCCGGTTATGATCGTGACGTTGGTGGCGACCATGTTCGGGGCGCTCCTCTGCATGGGCGCGTTCCGCGTCCTGCAGGCGCGGGCGGTGGAGATCCTGGTTCAGCGTCTCTATGCACGGTTAGCCTTCGCCTTCACCGAGGCCTTACCCCGCTTCCGCGAGAACGTCTTTCTTCCTCAACATACCAATACGTTCATCGAAGCAGAGTTGTTGCCGCGGGCGTTGGTCGCCATGCTGGTCGACATCATCAACGTGTCGGTATCGGGGATCATCGGGATGGCGATCCTGATCATGTACCATCCCTATTTCCTGGGATATAACACGCTGCTCATCACGGGCTTTGCTTTCCTGCTGACGTTTTTCGGCCGAGGCGGGCTCCGCATCACACAACGAGTCTCCCGGCTGCATTACCAAACATTTCATTGGCTCCAAGACATCGGCATCAATCGACTGCACTTCAAATCCACGGATAGCCTCCCGCTGCTCCTGAAGAAGACCGACGCGCTCGTCCAGGCCTATGTCATGGCGCGAAAAACGCGTTCCGATATCCTGACCGGCGCGCAATACAAGAGCGCGGTCATTTTTCAGGCTACGGCGCACAGCGGCATGATCGGGCTCGGCGGCTGGTTGCTGTCGATCGGCGACATCACCCTCGGGCAGTTCGTCGGGGCGGAGGTGATCGTCGGAACCCTGTTGCTCAATCTCGACACTGTCGCCCGGCGCATGTATGCCGCCATCTCTGTCGCCACCTCACTCCAGGAACTCTCCACGCTCTTCGAGATGCCGAAGGAAGATGTGTCCGGCCCAGTGGCGGCCTGGCTCCCCAATCCCTCGCTACGGGGAGTGCGCCTGACGTGTAAGGATGTCTCGTTCGCCGCCCCGGACGGAGCGCTCCTCTTCGAACGGTTCAACCTGGAAGTTATCCCGAGAGAGAAGATCAGCGTGCTCTCGGGAACCAGCAGAAGCAAGACATCGCTCGCGCTCATCCTGGCCGGGCTGTACCATCCGACCAGCGGCGTCATCCGCTACAACGACGTCGATCTGCGCGATGTCTCGCTGAATTATGTGAACCGCCACCGAGGCTTGATGCTGGATTCCCATCCCACACTGTTCGATGGGACGCTGGAAGAAAATATGACGTTGCAGCGCCCCTCGATCCGGTTTGAAGACCTCAGCTGGGCACTCCGCTTCGTGGAGCTTGAAGAAGAAATCGACGCCATGCCCATGGGACTGGAAACCCTGGTGCACGGCAACGGTGCCAACCTGACTCGAAGCCAGGTGCTTCGCATTCTCCTGGCCAGAATGATCGTCACCCGGCCGGAACTGCTGATCTTCAACGGCAGTCTCCACAATATCGAGCCGGGGCTCCGATTGACCTTGCTCCGTCGGCTCTGCTCCAAGGAAGAGCCCTGGTCGGTGGTCTTTGTCTCCAACGATCCGGAAGTCAGCCAACTGGTCGAACGCCGCGTGCTGCTGGACTGA
- a CDS encoding aldehyde dehydrogenase family protein produces MEDGRPFLIGGRWVHTTTAAPVRNPYTGETIAHVCQAGPAEADAAVVSSVEGAAAMRRLSGYARSTLLGKAAQALEARHEEFARSMVAEAGKPLTDARREVGRAIQTFSIAAEEAKRIGGEVVPLDWSPGMESYWGVTRRFPIGPILGITPFNFPLNLVVHKVAPALAAGNSILIKPAPQAPLTSLLLAELLLEAGVPAGGLNVLPCENKVAEQLVVDPRFKLLSFTGSAPVGWMLKAKCGKKKVVLELGGNAAVIVEPDADLDHVAQRCVTGGFSYAGQTCISVQRIFVHESIAAAFTEKLVARVEQLETGDPSHEHTVVGPLIDSGAAQRVEGWIGDAVAQGARLLSGGTRMGSVVRPTVLSQVTPAMKVSCQEVFGPLVTITPYRDFEGVLTAVNESDYGLQAGLFTNNIGRIFQAFEQLEVGAVLANEIPTFRADHMPYGGVKDSGIGREGLRYAIEDMTEPRLLVLNLRRP; encoded by the coding sequence TTGGAAGATGGCCGTCCATTTCTGATCGGTGGCCGGTGGGTACACACCACCACGGCTGCTCCCGTACGAAATCCCTACACAGGCGAGACGATTGCCCATGTCTGTCAGGCCGGTCCGGCTGAAGCGGACGCCGCCGTCGTGTCTTCAGTCGAGGGCGCGGCCGCGATGCGCCGGTTGTCCGGGTACGCGCGATCGACCCTGCTTGGGAAGGCGGCTCAGGCGCTCGAAGCGAGGCACGAAGAGTTTGCGCGTAGCATGGTGGCAGAGGCCGGCAAGCCGCTGACCGATGCGCGCCGGGAGGTTGGCCGCGCCATTCAGACGTTCTCGATCGCGGCGGAGGAGGCCAAGCGTATCGGTGGTGAGGTCGTGCCGCTGGATTGGTCGCCCGGAATGGAGTCGTATTGGGGGGTGACGCGGCGATTTCCCATCGGGCCTATCCTTGGCATTACCCCGTTCAATTTTCCGCTCAATCTTGTCGTCCATAAGGTGGCTCCGGCCTTGGCGGCTGGTAACTCGATTCTGATCAAGCCGGCGCCCCAAGCCCCCCTGACATCGCTTCTGTTGGCCGAGTTGTTGCTAGAGGCCGGTGTTCCAGCGGGTGGTCTCAACGTGCTGCCGTGCGAAAACAAGGTCGCGGAGCAATTGGTGGTCGACCCTCGGTTCAAGTTACTGAGTTTTACCGGAAGTGCGCCGGTGGGCTGGATGCTGAAAGCCAAATGCGGCAAGAAGAAGGTGGTGCTCGAATTGGGCGGGAATGCCGCGGTGATCGTCGAGCCGGATGCGGATCTGGATCATGTTGCACAGCGTTGTGTGACCGGCGGATTCAGCTATGCCGGACAAACCTGCATTTCGGTGCAACGGATTTTTGTGCATGAGTCGATCGCGGCGGCGTTCACGGAGAAGCTTGTGGCACGTGTTGAGCAGTTGGAAACCGGAGACCCGAGCCATGAGCACACGGTCGTCGGACCGCTGATTGATTCGGGAGCCGCGCAGCGTGTCGAAGGCTGGATCGGGGATGCTGTGGCCCAAGGTGCCCGCCTGTTGTCGGGCGGAACGCGGATGGGGTCGGTTGTGCGGCCGACGGTCTTGTCTCAGGTGACCCCCGCCATGAAGGTGTCCTGCCAGGAAGTGTTCGGGCCACTGGTCACGATCACGCCCTATCGCGACTTTGAGGGTGTATTGACGGCAGTGAATGAGTCGGACTATGGGTTGCAGGCGGGCCTGTTCACCAACAACATTGGACGCATCTTCCAGGCGTTCGAGCAGCTGGAGGTCGGCGCCGTCCTCGCGAACGAGATTCCAACGTTCCGCGCGGACCACATGCCCTATGGTGGCGTGAAGGACTCCGGGATCGGTCGTGAAGGTCTTCGGTACGCGATCGAGGACATGACCGAACCCAGATTGTTGGTTCTGAATCTACGCCGGCCGTGA
- a CDS encoding MCP four helix bundle domain-containing protein — protein MSLASRLKLSFPSTNQLIISLLIAGLGWVSGQALSRIDQDLRIMYTEYTLGAADLAHISADVIRYRNTIIRSLEAENQTTFERITESLPAQRARIQHAVDRYAAAGLRVSRSGRSEEKDIQAVRESLDQYFHVASQTTDLLSQEWRAGSAAEAAELRRKAEIHAADNGGPKVMQVSLALDRLLETVAEVAKDMRDEGTKTILSTGYWIVGGSFFIALLNLVLIRPARVQERPSSSSEESPHPESPRSLPSEG, from the coding sequence GTGTCACTGGCATCGCGCCTCAAACTGTCCTTTCCCAGCACGAACCAATTGATTATCAGCCTCCTGATTGCGGGGTTGGGGTGGGTCAGCGGGCAGGCCCTCAGCCGTATCGATCAGGATCTGCGCATCATGTACACCGAGTACACGCTGGGTGCGGCGGACCTCGCCCATATCTCGGCGGACGTCATTCGATATCGCAACACCATCATCCGGTCGTTGGAAGCCGAGAACCAGACCACCTTCGAACGGATTACCGAATCGTTGCCGGCCCAGCGCGCACGCATTCAACATGCGGTGGATCGATACGCCGCAGCCGGCCTGCGCGTGTCACGGAGCGGGCGGAGCGAAGAAAAAGACATTCAAGCGGTTCGCGAAAGCCTCGATCAATACTTCCACGTGGCCAGCCAAACGACGGACTTGCTGTCGCAGGAATGGAGGGCCGGCTCCGCAGCTGAAGCCGCGGAACTCCGGCGCAAAGCCGAAATTCATGCCGCCGACAATGGTGGGCCGAAAGTCATGCAGGTCAGTCTCGCGCTGGATCGACTCCTGGAGACGGTCGCGGAGGTCGCCAAAGACATGCGCGACGAAGGCACCAAGACGATCCTCTCGACAGGGTATTGGATCGTCGGCGGGAGTTTCTTCATTGCGTTGTTGAACCTGGTTCTCATCCGACCAGCACGCGTACAAGAACGGCCCTCTTCAAGCTCTGAAGAATCGCCCCATCCGGAATCACCACGGAGCCTTCCGAGCGAGGGATAA
- the speB gene encoding agmatinase: MALPSGWLGQADNFLGIDEPWCHPDQAGVYVLPAPYEHTSSYILGSDRGPSAIIEASQQVELYDETLRYEPYREWGGVATAATLNLDGRVDGPAVQAIQEFVQPHVGRGKFLVTLTGEHTGALGAIRAHARTYPGMCVVQIDAHGDLRQAYQGNPYSHASVMARVVQDGLPLVQVGVRSISPEEIDLIEHTPRIHTFFAASILDPSGPYEGRAARWIPDILAACTGPVYLTFDCDGLDASLVPALGTPEPGGLGWYDTLALVTALANGPGIVGMDISEIAPIEGFVAPQFSIARLIYRMLGRIRAGRRVH; this comes from the coding sequence ATGGCGCTTCCGTCCGGGTGGCTTGGGCAAGCCGATAATTTTCTCGGGATCGACGAGCCCTGGTGTCATCCCGATCAGGCCGGAGTCTACGTCCTCCCGGCTCCCTACGAGCATACCTCGAGTTATATCCTCGGGTCCGATCGAGGCCCCTCCGCGATCATCGAAGCTTCCCAACAGGTCGAGTTGTACGATGAGACGCTGCGCTATGAACCCTACCGCGAGTGGGGCGGCGTCGCAACGGCTGCGACCTTAAACCTAGACGGGCGAGTCGATGGGCCGGCTGTGCAGGCGATTCAGGAGTTTGTTCAACCACATGTCGGTCGGGGAAAGTTCTTGGTGACCCTGACCGGTGAACATACCGGCGCGTTAGGGGCGATTCGCGCGCATGCCCGAACATATCCGGGGATGTGCGTCGTACAGATCGATGCGCATGGCGATCTCCGCCAAGCCTACCAGGGCAATCCCTACAGCCATGCAAGCGTGATGGCTCGTGTCGTGCAGGACGGCCTGCCGTTGGTACAGGTCGGTGTTCGCTCGATCAGTCCGGAAGAAATCGACCTGATCGAACACACTCCGCGGATCCACACGTTTTTTGCCGCGTCGATTCTCGATCCCTCCGGTCCTTATGAGGGGCGGGCCGCTCGTTGGATTCCCGACATTCTGGCGGCCTGTACCGGGCCGGTGTATCTCACCTTTGATTGTGACGGGCTTGATGCGTCCCTGGTGCCGGCGTTGGGGACACCCGAGCCGGGTGGGTTGGGGTGGTACGACACCCTCGCGCTGGTGACCGCGCTAGCCAACGGGCCGGGCATTGTCGGTATGGATATTAGTGAGATTGCACCGATCGAAGGGTTCGTCGCTCCGCAGTTTAGTATCGCCCGCTTGATCTATCGGATGCTGGGGCGAATTCGTGCCGGCCGCCGTGTCCACTGA